One window from the genome of Paraclostridium sordellii encodes:
- the def gene encoding peptide deformylase, with the protein MALRQIVQIGEPVLRKKCKIVDKIDEKIIQLLDDMADTMYEADGVGLAAPQVGILKRIAVIDIGDGIIELINPEIIETSGTQTDDEGCLSVVNECGPVTRPYYAKVRAMNRNGQVFEIEGEELLARAFCHEIDHLDGILFVDKIEK; encoded by the coding sequence ATGGCTTTAAGACAAATTGTACAAATAGGAGAACCGGTATTAAGAAAAAAGTGTAAAATTGTAGATAAAATCGATGAAAAAATAATACAATTATTAGATGATATGGCTGATACTATGTACGAAGCGGACGGTGTTGGACTGGCTGCACCACAAGTTGGAATATTAAAGAGAATAGCGGTAATAGATATTGGTGATGGAATAATCGAACTTATAAATCCAGAAATAATAGAAACTTCAGGAACACAAACTGATGATGAAGGATGCTTAAGTGTCGTAAATGAATGTGGACCAGTTACAAGACCATATTACGCTAAAGTAAGAGCTATGAATAGAAATGGACAAGTGTTTGAGATAGAAGGAGAAGAACTTTTAGCTAGAGCATTTTGCCATGAAATAGACCACTTAGATGGTATACTATTTGTAGATAAAATTGAAAAGTAG
- the priA gene encoding primosomal protein N' yields MKQYAKVIVRNNSTHTDNLFTYEIPEFLSENICIGHRVLVPFGMYNKPVEAFVFEIDDYVDENIRTKKITDLLDEEPIFNKDDINLIIWMKNKYLCTYIDCINLLYPKGYKLNNYKVINLIDENYTSENKNEQKLIDTLKENKNEVRIDKIKKIPNLNNIIYKLKKLNVVNVIWRYNDHKNEKKVYMISLSKQAEEIDVYLKENKIRLGSKQKEILEYIKNVKEIDLGKLLENTNATRQSINGLKEKNIINIKETDFYRNPEQIYSVEHKDIKLNEEQEKVVNLINQEMFNEDKKPYMIHGVTGSGKTEVYMEIIENALNQGLDSLMLVPEISLTPQTISRFRNKFGNIVGVFHSQLSEGEKHDVYKQVKEGKIRILIGARSALFMPFTSLGVIIIDEFHESAYKSEKNPKFNTIEVANFISRKREVSLVLGSATPSIEEYYKAINGKYKLLEINKRANNKPMPKIEVVDMKDELMIGNKSIFSSRLKLDMEEAVKNKNQIILFLNRRGYSNFVSCRKCGYVFTCENCDISLTYHKKSNTGKCHYCGYEKEIPKECPECKSKYIKPFGIGTQKIEEEIKSLFPNMRVLRLDRDTTSKKGSFDRILNSFKNKEADVLIGTQMLSKGLDFDNVTLVGILSADMILKFPDFRSAENTFQLITQVSGRAGRSEQEGKVILQTYDTEHYAIKHAINYDFKGFYQDEIKIRKLFDYAPFNNMLSVVLSGKNNKLVEINAKKMYDTLAYLLNERGIEDLSFILGPNQCSISKINQNYRWQILFKDEDIEINLLKGIIKYICITKREIVFDKDINISIDINPYSVL; encoded by the coding sequence ATGAAGCAATATGCAAAAGTTATAGTAAGAAATAATTCTACACACACTGATAATTTATTTACATATGAAATACCTGAGTTTTTAAGTGAAAATATATGTATTGGACATAGGGTATTAGTTCCTTTTGGTATGTATAATAAACCAGTAGAAGCATTTGTTTTTGAAATAGATGATTATGTAGATGAGAATATAAGAACTAAAAAGATTACTGACTTATTAGATGAAGAACCAATTTTTAATAAAGATGATATAAACTTAATAATTTGGATGAAAAATAAATATCTATGTACATATATTGACTGTATAAATTTACTTTATCCCAAGGGATATAAATTAAATAATTATAAGGTTATAAATCTTATAGATGAAAACTATACAAGTGAAAATAAAAATGAACAAAAATTAATAGATACTTTAAAAGAAAATAAAAATGAAGTTAGAATTGATAAGATAAAAAAAATACCAAACTTAAATAATATTATATATAAATTAAAAAAATTAAATGTAGTAAATGTAATATGGAGATATAATGATCATAAAAATGAAAAAAAAGTTTATATGATTTCACTTAGCAAACAAGCTGAAGAAATTGATGTATATTTAAAAGAGAATAAAATAAGATTAGGAAGTAAGCAAAAAGAGATACTTGAATATATAAAAAATGTTAAAGAAATTGATTTAGGCAAGCTACTAGAAAATACAAATGCAACAAGACAGAGTATAAATGGATTAAAAGAAAAAAATATTATAAATATAAAAGAGACTGACTTTTATAGAAATCCTGAACAAATATATTCTGTGGAACATAAAGATATAAAATTAAATGAAGAACAAGAAAAAGTTGTTAATTTAATAAATCAAGAAATGTTTAATGAGGATAAAAAGCCATATATGATCCATGGAGTAACAGGAAGTGGAAAGACAGAAGTCTATATGGAAATAATAGAAAATGCGTTAAATCAAGGCTTAGACAGCTTGATGTTAGTACCTGAAATATCATTAACACCACAAACTATATCTAGATTTAGAAATAAATTTGGAAATATAGTTGGGGTTTTTCATAGCCAACTATCAGAGGGTGAAAAACATGATGTTTATAAGCAAGTAAAAGAGGGAAAAATACGTATATTAATCGGGGCTAGATCTGCTTTATTTATGCCATTTACAAGTTTAGGAGTAATAATAATAGATGAGTTTCATGAAAGTGCGTATAAGTCTGAAAAAAATCCTAAATTTAATACTATAGAAGTTGCAAACTTTATATCAAGAAAAAGAGAAGTTTCTTTGGTTTTAGGTTCAGCAACCCCTTCAATTGAGGAATATTATAAGGCTATTAATGGGAAATATAAGCTACTTGAAATAAATAAAAGAGCAAATAATAAACCTATGCCAAAAATTGAAGTTGTTGATATGAAGGATGAGCTAATGATAGGAAATAAAAGTATATTTAGTTCTAGATTAAAACTTGATATGGAAGAAGCCGTTAAAAATAAAAATCAAATTATTCTATTTTTAAATAGAAGAGGATATTCTAATTTTGTTTCTTGTAGAAAATGTGGATATGTCTTTACGTGTGAAAATTGTGATATATCACTTACTTATCATAAAAAAAGCAATACAGGAAAGTGTCATTATTGCGGATATGAAAAAGAAATACCTAAAGAATGTCCTGAATGTAAAAGCAAGTATATTAAACCTTTTGGAATTGGAACTCAAAAGATAGAAGAAGAAATAAAAAGCTTATTTCCAAACATGAGAGTTTTAAGACTAGATAGAGATACAACATCAAAGAAAGGCTCATTTGATAGAATATTAAATAGTTTTAAAAATAAAGAGGCCGACGTTTTAATAGGTACCCAAATGCTTAGCAAAGGTCTAGATTTTGATAATGTTACTTTGGTAGGAATTTTATCAGCAGATATGATTTTAAAATTTCCTGACTTTAGGAGTGCAGAAAATACTTTTCAACTGATTACACAGGTTTCAGGAAGAGCAGGTAGATCTGAGCAAGAAGGAAAGGTTATTCTTCAGACTTATGACACAGAACACTATGCAATTAAACATGCTATAAATTATGACTTTAAAGGATTTTACCAAGATGAAATAAAAATAAGAAAACTATTTGACTATGCACCATTTAACAATATGTTAAGTGTAGTATTAAGTGGTAAAAATAATAAACTAGTAGAGATAAATGCGAAAAAAATGTATGATACTTTAGCATATTTACTAAATGAAAGAGGAATAGAAGATCTAAGTTTTATTTTAGGTCCAAATCAGTGTTCTATAAGTAAGATAAACCAAAATTACAGATGGCAAATATTATTTAAAGATGAGGATATTGAAATAAATTTATTAAAGGGTATAATAAAATATATATGTATAACTAAGCGCGAAATAGTTTTTGATAAGGATATAAATATATCTATCGATATAAATCCTTACAGTGTATTATAA
- a CDS encoding YicC/YloC family endoribonuclease: MAISMTGFGRGEYKNDNYHFIVECRTINHKYVDINVRLPRKISFLEDKIRNIVKDYVKRGRVDLYIKLDLIGSEDVNLKFDEKLASQYVNILNNIKSTFDLNDDITVMNIAKFPDIIKCEEKEEDADLLWEMLKLALEESLKNLKEMRCEEGIKLSNDIDTRCDLLKDYIEDIEKYSYNVVNEYKEKLNSRIAEILENPSLVDENRLAQEVAIYADKCSITEEIVRFKSHITQLKKAIHKDESIGRKIDFLIQEMNRETNTIGSKSSDLNITNLVVEIKSELEKIREQIQNIE; the protein is encoded by the coding sequence ATGGCTATAAGCATGACAGGCTTTGGAAGAGGCGAATATAAAAATGATAATTATCATTTTATAGTAGAATGCAGAACTATTAATCATAAGTATGTAGACATAAATGTACGACTACCAAGAAAAATATCATTCTTAGAGGATAAAATAAGAAATATAGTCAAAGATTATGTTAAAAGAGGAAGAGTAGATTTATATATAAAGCTTGACTTAATAGGTAGTGAAGATGTAAACTTAAAATTTGATGAGAAGTTAGCATCTCAATATGTAAATATATTAAATAACATAAAATCAACATTTGATTTAAATGATGATATAACTGTTATGAATATTGCTAAGTTTCCAGATATAATAAAATGTGAAGAAAAAGAAGAAGATGCAGATTTATTATGGGAAATGTTAAAATTAGCTTTAGAAGAGAGTCTTAAAAATCTAAAAGAGATGAGATGTGAAGAAGGTATAAAGCTTTCTAATGATATAGATACAAGATGTGATTTATTAAAAGATTATATTGAAGATATAGAGAAGTATTCATATAATGTTGTTAATGAATATAAAGAAAAATTAAATAGTAGAATAGCCGAAATACTAGAAAATCCAAGCCTTGTAGATGAAAATAGATTAGCGCAAGAAGTTGCTATATATGCAGACAAGTGTAGTATAACAGAAGAAATAGTAAGATTTAAAAGTCATATTACACAGTTGAAAAAGGCAATACATAAAGATGAGTCTATAGGTAGAAAGATAGACTTTTTAATACAGGAGATGAATAGAGAGACTAATACTATAGGATCTAAGTCATCAGATTTAAATATAACTAACTTAGTAGTAGAAATCAAAAGTGAGTTAGAGAAAATAAGAGAACAAATACAAAATATAGAATAG
- the remA gene encoding extracellular matrix/biofilm regulator RemA, which yields MSMNLINIGYGNVVMANKVVAIVSPESAPIRRLIQESKESGRLIDATYGRKTRAVIITDSQYIILSSVQPETVAHRFIDKEEHIEN from the coding sequence ATGAGTATGAACCTTATAAATATAGGATATGGTAATGTAGTTATGGCTAACAAGGTGGTTGCTATAGTAAGTCCAGAGTCAGCTCCTATAAGAAGATTAATACAAGAGAGTAAAGAAAGTGGAAGATTAATCGATGCTACTTATGGAAGAAAGACTAGAGCAGTTATAATAACTGACAGTCAATATATAATATTATCATCAGTTCAACCAGAAACAGTAGCACATAGATTTATAGATAAAGAAGAGCATATAGAGAATTAG
- a CDS encoding DUF116 domain-containing protein, whose protein sequence is MINLKKYMTTIGFFILIILLLFLGINVFMKSFENIFSMIVNILLIILLLITIFSSIVTYRVLKGKTVNKSIMKINFKIVDFLYPILIILGNAINITKDDIRQVYIKLNNDYIYSNRYNIKSEDILILIPHCIQKSECKLKITTDVKNCKSCGLCNVADLLKLQNKYNVNVFIATGGTLARKKIKEFRPKAVVAVACERDLTAGVQDIKQIPVLGVFNQRPNGPCVDTKIDAKEVENAIKFFIGEC, encoded by the coding sequence ATGATAAATTTAAAAAAATACATGACTACAATAGGTTTTTTCATATTAATAATACTTTTACTATTTTTAGGAATAAATGTATTTATGAAAAGTTTTGAAAATATATTTTCTATGATAGTAAATATATTGCTTATTATACTTTTATTAATAACAATATTTTCAAGCATAGTTACCTATAGAGTATTAAAAGGTAAAACTGTCAATAAGTCTATAATGAAAATTAATTTTAAAATAGTTGACTTTTTATATCCTATACTTATCATTTTAGGAAATGCAATCAATATAACTAAGGATGATATAAGACAGGTCTATATTAAATTAAACAATGATTATATTTATAGCAATAGGTATAATATAAAATCAGAAGACATACTTATTCTTATACCACATTGTATTCAAAAAAGTGAATGCAAATTGAAGATAACTACTGATGTTAAAAATTGTAAAAGTTGTGGTCTTTGCAATGTAGCTGATTTACTAAAACTGCAAAATAAATATAATGTAAATGTATTTATAGCGACAGGAGGAACTTTAGCTAGAAAGAAAATAAAGGAATTTAGACCTAAAGCGGTTGTAGCTGTTGCATGTGAAAGAGATTTAACTGCAGGAGTTCAAGATATTAAGCAGATACCTGTTTTAGGAGTATTTAACCAAAGGCCTAATGGTCCTTGTGTGGATACTAAAATTGATGCAAAAGAAGTTGAAAATGCAATAAAATTCTTTATAGGAGAGTGTTAA
- a CDS encoding zinc metallopeptidase, translating into MMPYYGYYGIDPTIFILIPGILFTMYAQFKVSSTTNRYFKVRSKLGYTGEQTARKILDANGLYNVRIEMVRGSLSDHYDPRSNVVRLSEDVYYGTSITSVSVAAHECGHAIQHAKGYAPLQIRSSLVPVVSFASNISWFLILIGFVMSGPFLKIGILLFSASVLFQIVTLPVEFNASRRALVQIGNEGILEGKEIKEGKDVLTAAALTYVAAALVSVLQLLRLIAISQRRDD; encoded by the coding sequence ATGATGCCGTATTATGGATACTATGGGATTGATCCAACTATATTTATTTTAATACCAGGTATACTTTTTACTATGTATGCTCAATTTAAAGTAAGCAGCACAACTAATAGATATTTTAAGGTAAGAAGTAAACTTGGTTATACAGGTGAACAAACAGCTAGAAAAATTTTAGATGCCAATGGACTTTATAATGTAAGAATAGAGATGGTAAGAGGTAGTTTAAGTGACCATTATGATCCAAGAAGTAATGTAGTAAGATTATCTGAAGATGTTTACTATGGAACATCTATAACATCTGTTTCTGTTGCGGCTCATGAATGTGGGCATGCAATTCAACATGCTAAAGGATATGCTCCACTTCAAATAAGAAGTAGTTTAGTTCCTGTAGTTAGTTTTGCATCAAATATATCTTGGTTTTTAATACTTATTGGATTCGTTATGAGTGGACCATTCTTAAAAATAGGTATATTATTATTCTCGGCATCTGTATTATTTCAAATAGTTACATTACCAGTTGAGTTTAATGCATCTAGAAGAGCTTTAGTTCAAATAGGTAATGAAGGAATATTAGAAGGAAAAGAGATAAAAGAAGGTAAAGATGTATTAACTGCAGCAGCATTAACATATGTTGCAGCAGCATTAGTTTCAGTATTACAATTATTAAGATTAATTGCAATATCACAAAGACGTGATGATTAA
- the fmt gene encoding methionyl-tRNA formyltransferase → MKIVFMGTPEFAVPCLQKIIDEGHEVLAVVTQPDKPKGRGKKLAMPPVKELALKYNIDVYQPVKAREESFVEKLKEINPELIVVVAFGQILPKSIVDIPKFGCVNVHASLLPKYRGAAPLNWVIINGEEKTGVTTMYMDVGLDTGDMILKSEIPLDDEITAGELHDKMMVQGAEVLKDTIDLISKGEAPREKQNDEETCYSPIMDKSLGNIDWSKSATDIHNLIRGVNPWPSAYTTYDKQTMKIWKTKVLDKLSEKTPGTILSVDKNGIEVSTGDKVLQISEIQMSGKKRMIVSEYIKGNDISTGIVLGI, encoded by the coding sequence ATGAAAATCGTATTTATGGGAACGCCAGAGTTTGCTGTTCCATGTTTGCAAAAGATAATAGATGAAGGACATGAAGTACTAGCAGTTGTTACTCAACCAGATAAACCAAAAGGTAGAGGAAAAAAATTAGCTATGCCTCCAGTAAAAGAATTAGCTTTAAAGTATAATATAGATGTTTACCAGCCTGTAAAAGCTAGAGAAGAGTCTTTCGTAGAGAAATTAAAAGAGATAAATCCTGAGTTAATTGTAGTTGTAGCTTTTGGACAAATTTTACCAAAGAGTATAGTAGATATACCTAAGTTTGGATGTGTAAATGTGCATGCATCATTACTACCAAAATACAGAGGAGCAGCACCTCTAAACTGGGTTATAATCAATGGTGAAGAAAAAACAGGTGTTACAACTATGTATATGGATGTTGGACTAGATACAGGTGATATGATTCTAAAAAGTGAAATACCATTAGATGATGAAATAACAGCAGGAGAGCTTCATGATAAAATGATGGTTCAAGGTGCAGAGGTCTTAAAAGATACAATAGATCTTATATCAAAAGGAGAAGCTCCTAGAGAAAAACAAAATGATGAAGAAACTTGTTATTCACCTATAATGGACAAATCTTTAGGAAATATAGATTGGAGCAAGTCTGCAACGGATATACACAATCTTATAAGAGGTGTGAATCCATGGCCTAGTGCATATACAACATATGATAAACAAACTATGAAAATATGGAAAACTAAAGTACTAGATAAATTAAGTGAAAAAACACCTGGAACTATATTAAGTGTTGATAAAAATGGAATTGAAGTAAGTACAGGAGACAAAGTATTACAAATATCTGAAATACAAATGTCTGGAAAGAAAAGAATGATAGTATCTGAATATATAAAAGGAAATGATATAAGCACTGGAATTGTATTAGGAATATAA
- the coaBC gene encoding bifunctional phosphopantothenoylcysteine decarboxylase/phosphopantothenate--cysteine ligase CoaBC, producing the protein MLKDKTVVLGVSGGIAVYKACDLVSKLKKAGINVHVIMTKSATEFVAPLTFQTLSQNYVVEDMFESPKTWDVEHISLAKKADLFVLAPATANVIGKVANGISDDMLTTTVMATKAKVLVAPAMNTNMYENPIVQRNIQILKDLNYEFVEPESGRLACGDVGSGKLASVDTIFEKIISLLNVEQDLKGTSIIVTAGPTVESIDPVRYITNRSTGKMGYSIAKKAIERGADVTLISGPTNILPPQNLKKFIKTESAEDMYNAVLENIKDNQVVIKSAAVADYKPKGYSDKKIKKSDDDLSIKLDRTKDIALEIGKIKEDKILVGFAAETNDLLENAKGKIKKKNLDFIVANDLTQEGAGFGVDTNIVKVIDKDGIISEYPKMKKEEVADVILDKIKTLLNM; encoded by the coding sequence ATGTTAAAAGATAAAACTGTAGTTTTAGGAGTTAGTGGGGGAATTGCTGTATATAAAGCTTGTGATTTAGTTAGTAAACTAAAAAAAGCTGGAATAAATGTTCACGTAATAATGACTAAATCAGCTACTGAATTTGTAGCTCCACTTACGTTTCAAACATTAAGTCAAAATTATGTTGTTGAAGATATGTTTGAATCACCTAAAACTTGGGATGTAGAACATATTTCATTAGCAAAAAAAGCAGATTTATTTGTATTAGCGCCTGCTACTGCAAATGTAATTGGAAAAGTAGCAAATGGAATATCTGATGATATGCTAACAACGACTGTTATGGCTACTAAAGCTAAAGTTCTTGTTGCACCTGCAATGAATACTAATATGTATGAAAATCCTATAGTACAGAGAAATATACAAATATTGAAAGATTTAAATTATGAATTTGTAGAACCTGAAAGTGGACGATTAGCTTGTGGAGATGTTGGATCAGGAAAACTAGCATCTGTAGACACTATATTTGAAAAAATAATTAGTTTATTAAATGTAGAGCAAGACCTAAAAGGCACAAGTATAATAGTAACAGCAGGACCTACAGTTGAGAGTATAGATCCAGTAAGATATATAACTAATAGATCAACAGGTAAGATGGGTTATTCTATAGCAAAAAAAGCTATAGAAAGAGGTGCAGATGTAACTCTTATATCTGGACCTACAAATATATTACCACCTCAAAACTTAAAAAAATTTATAAAAACTGAATCGGCAGAAGATATGTATAATGCTGTTTTAGAAAACATAAAAGATAATCAAGTTGTAATAAAGAGTGCCGCGGTTGCTGATTACAAACCTAAAGGCTACTCTGACAAGAAGATTAAAAAATCAGATGATGATTTAAGTATAAAGTTAGATAGAACTAAGGATATAGCACTAGAAATCGGGAAAATAAAAGAAGATAAGATTTTAGTTGGTTTTGCAGCGGAAACTAATGATTTATTAGAAAATGCTAAAGGAAAAATCAAGAAAAAGAATTTAGATTTTATAGTAGCAAATGACTTGACTCAAGAAGGTGCAGGATTTGGAGTTGACACTAATATCGTTAAAGTTATCGATAAAGATGGAATCATATCTGAGTATCCTAAAATGAAAAAAGAAGAGGTAGCAGATGTTATCTTAGATAAGATAAAAACTCTATTAAACATGTAA
- the gmk gene encoding guanylate kinase, with protein MKRKGLLLVISGPSGAGKGTICKEFLENNKDVKLSVSATTRSPREGEVDGVNYFFVTKDKFKEMIDNNELLEHAQIYDNFYGTPKAAILENLENGNDVVLEIEMQGARQIKEVYPEGVFIFILPPSLDELKNRIVGRGTETEDQIKKRFGSALDEICQIKDYDYFIINKDVHTSAKEVEHIISAEKNKVYRYKDSIIKKFKEEL; from the coding sequence ATGAAGAGGAAAGGTTTATTATTAGTTATTTCTGGACCATCTGGAGCAGGTAAAGGAACTATATGTAAAGAGTTCTTAGAAAATAATAAGGATGTTAAACTTTCAGTTTCAGCAACTACTAGAAGCCCTAGGGAAGGAGAAGTAGATGGAGTTAATTATTTCTTTGTAACTAAAGATAAGTTTAAAGAAATGATAGATAACAATGAGCTATTAGAACATGCTCAAATATATGATAATTTCTATGGAACACCAAAGGCTGCCATATTAGAAAATTTAGAAAATGGAAATGATGTAGTTTTAGAAATAGAGATGCAAGGTGCTAGACAAATAAAAGAAGTCTATCCAGAAGGTGTATTTATATTTATACTTCCTCCATCTCTTGATGAGTTAAAAAATAGAATAGTTGGAAGAGGAACAGAAACAGAAGATCAAATAAAGAAAAGATTCGGATCTGCACTTGACGAGATATGCCAAATAAAAGATTATGATTATTTCATAATAAATAAAGATGTACACACTTCAGCTAAAGAGGTAGAACATATAATATCAGCTGAAAAAAATAAAGTTTATAGATATAAAGATAGTATAATAAAGAAATTTAAGGAGGAATTATAA
- the rpoZ gene encoding DNA-directed RNA polymerase subunit omega, which produces MIKPSINEVLNQIDNRYYLVVTVAKRSRELIDGATPYVPTTKHQQIKPVTLATQEVADRKISFRKLTEEEIEIEEAKHHLAQVQNIIEE; this is translated from the coding sequence ATGATAAAGCCGTCAATAAACGAAGTTTTAAATCAAATTGATAACAGATACTATTTAGTGGTAACTGTAGCTAAAAGATCTAGAGAGTTAATAGATGGAGCAACACCATATGTTCCTACAACTAAGCATCAACAAATAAAACCTGTTACATTAGCAACACAAGAAGTTGCAGATAGAAAAATAAGTTTTAGAAAACTTACAGAAGAAGAAATAGAAATAGAAGAAGCTAAACATCATTTAGCTCAAGTTCAAAACATAATAGAGGAGTAA
- the dapF gene encoding diaminopimelate epimerase, producing MNFWKLHGVGNDFIAIDGRFDNIDSNDYSDLAKRVCHRHFGIGADGLLVVKNSDVCDVEMVYYNSDGSRANMCGNGLRCFCKFVYDNNIVNENEFTVYTLDGVKKISLNIYNDKINTIRVNMGKANFNPKNIPVNTDKEVFINEKLVIDNKEFLVSSVLMGVPHTIVFVDEINKKDIYSYGELIEKNKVFPQNTNVNFVKIDDRDNIKVYTWERGCGYTLGCGTGMTASVIVANYLDKVDNIVNVSSEGGTVKIEILDDVYMIGNAVKICEGTLEV from the coding sequence ATGAACTTCTGGAAATTACATGGAGTCGGAAATGATTTTATAGCAATCGATGGTAGATTTGATAATATAGATTCTAATGATTATTCAGATTTAGCTAAAAGAGTTTGCCATAGACATTTTGGAATTGGAGCAGATGGATTGTTAGTAGTTAAAAATTCAGATGTATGTGATGTCGAAATGGTATATTACAACTCAGATGGATCAAGAGCTAATATGTGTGGAAATGGTTTAAGATGTTTTTGTAAATTCGTATATGATAATAATATAGTAAACGAAAATGAGTTTACTGTATATACACTTGACGGAGTAAAGAAAATATCTTTAAATATATACAATGATAAGATTAATACCATAAGAGTAAATATGGGAAAAGCAAATTTCAATCCAAAAAACATTCCAGTAAACACTGATAAAGAAGTATTTATAAATGAAAAACTAGTAATAGATAATAAAGAATTTCTTGTGAGTTCTGTACTCATGGGGGTTCCACATACTATTGTATTTGTAGATGAAATAAATAAAAAAGATATATATAGTTATGGAGAACTAATAGAAAAAAATAAAGTTTTTCCTCAAAATACTAATGTTAACTTTGTAAAAATAGATGATAGAGACAATATAAAAGTATATACATGGGAAAGAGGATGTGGATATACTTTAGGATGTGGGACAGGAATGACTGCATCTGTAATAGTTGCTAATTATTTAGATAAGGTTGATAATATAGTCAATGTAAGTTCAGAAGGAGGAACAGTAAAGATAGAAATATTAGATGACGTATATATGATAGGAAATGCAGTTAAAATATGTGAAGGAACTTTGGAGGTATAG